One Bremerella sp. JC817 genomic window carries:
- a CDS encoding vWA domain-containing protein codes for MSSHAYSSSTSFRRESTSESRHDQHPDQGDAPVQNRWWFKAAIWSMPAWLISLIVHCLGVTTLLLATLAPPPLPQTLNLVATDQPESEELEQMVLEIEPQIEEEVELAMAAPQLMSESLESLTAAPDPVMMSEALSVEELMPTQTIDFAGMNPDGLLSEIDGLGDDIGKMTKFFGTGAKGKKILFLVDNSISMGGGRMETALIELRKTIEGLTPKQEFYIIFYSDTAYPLFYPSVEKKMVHANDKNKKKVAQWLDTVQMCLLTDGRDAITLALQLEPDLIYILGDGAFTDNADVELAKTKLEGITIHTLGMQVLPKDRGRFSAIATAHGGTYKDVGITEEGRKRLQSNGPIPSNRRRNGVWGVKLPGG; via the coding sequence ATGTCCAGTCATGCCTATTCATCGTCAACTTCGTTCCGTCGCGAATCGACTTCCGAAAGTCGTCACGACCAGCATCCAGACCAAGGCGATGCCCCCGTTCAAAATCGATGGTGGTTCAAGGCTGCCATCTGGAGCATGCCGGCCTGGTTGATCAGCCTCATTGTTCACTGTCTCGGTGTGACGACGCTTTTGCTGGCGACCCTCGCCCCGCCACCGCTGCCGCAAACATTGAACCTGGTCGCGACCGATCAGCCTGAGAGCGAAGAACTGGAGCAGATGGTGCTGGAGATCGAACCGCAGATCGAAGAAGAGGTGGAACTGGCGATGGCAGCGCCGCAGCTCATGTCGGAATCACTTGAATCGCTGACCGCTGCCCCGGACCCGGTGATGATGAGCGAAGCGCTCTCGGTCGAAGAACTGATGCCGACGCAAACGATCGACTTCGCCGGAATGAACCCGGACGGGCTCCTTTCCGAAATCGACGGTCTGGGGGACGACATCGGCAAGATGACCAAGTTCTTCGGAACCGGAGCAAAAGGAAAGAAGATCCTGTTTCTGGTCGACAACTCGATCAGCATGGGTGGCGGCCGCATGGAGACCGCCCTGATCGAGCTTCGCAAGACAATCGAAGGTCTCACGCCGAAGCAGGAGTTCTACATCATCTTCTACAGCGATACCGCCTACCCCCTTTTCTATCCCTCGGTCGAAAAGAAGATGGTCCACGCCAACGATAAGAACAAGAAGAAGGTGGCCCAGTGGCTCGATACCGTGCAGATGTGTCTGCTGACCGACGGCCGCGACGCGATCACGTTGGCGCTACAGCTTGAGCCAGACCTGATCTACATCTTGGGGGATGGTGCATTCACCGACAATGCCGACGTCGAACTGGCCAAAACCAAGCTGGAAGGGATCACGATTCACACGCTCGGCATGCAGGTTTTGCCGAAGGATCGCGGACGTTTCTCGGCGATCGCTACCGCGCACGGGGGCACTTACAAAGATGTTGGTATCACCGAAGAGGGACGCAAACGGCTTCAGTCGAATGGCCCCATTCCCAGCAATCGCCGCCGAAATGGTGTCTGGGGCGTGAAGCTACCGGGCGGCTAG
- a CDS encoding methyl-accepting chemotaxis protein, which yields MSQQTNSAPGSFRNRLNSIRLSTKLIGGFALVLILAATACFIGDRGLSSLQSELDYIAADKQIFGDAQAIKNLMLQHRRYEKDLFLNIGNRDSQVEKYLPKLKEKQAEIQALLTKMERVIAEDPRFSPEIKQIAARLPELHNTYMSGVLQVADKAIADAELPPQEANRMMVPFKVPIHDLEEGIDQVADAATELFTQRIETSEEVASNSRMAMIIGTVIALVPCPFIVLWILKPIRKVSRLLADIAQAEGDLTRRLPVDGNDEVGELSMWFNKFVDQLQDVIIRVGGSASVLAQSSSELSATAGSLTDRADDTTKRSAVVSHAANQMATRMGEAANSTQSMQVSVSTVANAIEELAACINDISTNTEKASSVAGLAAEELEQSNANIAELSSAAQEISRVIETIEDISEQTNLLALNATIEAARAGEAGKGFSIVANEVKELARQAASATEDIRHRIGAIQNATEKTTRSIGDIGVHVAQVHEVSNMIAAAIQEQNYTTQSIAEHISQTNSAVTKISGGVAESAAASEEIRSSMLAVDMAARETSHGATTASETSVELNRVADDLQALMSKFRVV from the coding sequence ATGAGTCAGCAGACTAACAGTGCACCAGGCAGCTTTCGTAATCGTTTGAACTCTATCCGTCTCAGCACGAAGTTGATCGGTGGGTTCGCGCTGGTGTTGATTCTCGCCGCGACGGCCTGTTTTATTGGCGACCGCGGGCTCAGTTCGCTGCAGTCGGAACTGGACTACATCGCGGCCGACAAGCAAATCTTCGGCGACGCCCAGGCCATCAAGAACCTGATGCTCCAGCACCGCCGGTACGAGAAGGACTTGTTCCTCAATATCGGTAACCGTGACAGCCAGGTCGAAAAGTATCTGCCGAAGCTTAAAGAGAAGCAGGCCGAGATTCAGGCGCTCCTCACGAAGATGGAACGAGTCATCGCGGAAGATCCTCGCTTCAGTCCTGAGATCAAACAGATCGCCGCCCGGCTGCCAGAATTGCACAATACCTACATGAGTGGCGTGCTGCAGGTGGCGGACAAAGCGATCGCAGACGCCGAACTACCACCGCAAGAAGCCAACCGTATGATGGTTCCGTTTAAGGTGCCAATTCATGATCTGGAAGAAGGGATCGATCAGGTTGCCGACGCCGCGACCGAGCTGTTCACGCAGCGCATCGAAACTTCGGAAGAAGTCGCCAGCAATTCGCGGATGGCAATGATCATCGGTACGGTGATTGCCCTGGTGCCTTGTCCATTCATCGTGCTGTGGATCTTGAAGCCGATCCGCAAGGTTTCGCGTCTACTCGCCGATATCGCCCAGGCCGAAGGGGACCTTACCCGCCGGTTGCCGGTTGATGGCAACGACGAAGTCGGCGAACTCTCGATGTGGTTCAATAAGTTTGTCGATCAGTTGCAGGATGTCATCATCCGCGTCGGTGGCAGTGCTTCGGTCCTGGCTCAATCGTCGTCCGAGCTTTCCGCCACGGCGGGCTCTCTGACCGATCGTGCCGACGATACCACGAAGCGTTCGGCCGTCGTTTCCCACGCAGCCAATCAAATGGCGACCCGCATGGGCGAAGCCGCTAACTCGACCCAGTCGATGCAGGTCAGTGTCAGCACGGTTGCCAACGCAATCGAAGAACTTGCGGCATGCATCAACGATATCTCGACCAATACCGAGAAGGCGTCGTCGGTTGCCGGGCTGGCTGCCGAGGAGCTAGAGCAGAGCAACGCTAATATCGCCGAACTTTCGTCCGCGGCCCAAGAGATCAGCCGAGTGATTGAAACGATCGAAGACATCTCGGAACAAACCAATCTCTTGGCGCTCAATGCGACCATCGAAGCGGCCCGTGCTGGCGAAGCTGGAAAGGGGTTCAGCATTGTGGCGAATGAAGTGAAGGAACTCGCCCGGCAGGCAGCTTCCGCCACGGAAGACATTCGCCACCGCATTGGCGCTATTCAAAACGCAACCGAAAAGACGACCCGTTCGATCGGTGACATCGGTGTGCACGTCGCTCAAGTGCACGAAGTGTCTAACATGATTGCCGCTGCGATCCAGGAACAAAACTACACGACACAGTCGATCGCTGAGCATATTTCGCAAACCAATTCCGCCGTGACCAAAATCAGCGGAGGTGTGGCCGAGTCGGCCGCCGCCAGCGAAGAAATTCGTTCCAGCATGCTGGCCGTTGACATGGCAGCTCGCGAAACGTCGCACGGAGCGACAACGGCCTCGGAAACGAGCGTCGAACTGAACCGCGTCGCCGATGACCTGCAAGCGTTGATGTCGAAGTTCCGCGTGGTGTAA